The genomic region TTTCCTCCTTCACTACTCCATTACGTCCGTTCCACGGGGTACCCGCGTTGCTGCAACTCATCCAGTGCTGCTGCCACATCTCGCTCAGGGCACAACTGCTTGATCAGACTGGCAGTCACCGGCTTCTCTTCATATACTTCAGCTACGGCTTCCAATGGCAGATTCTGCAGGTCATAGTACCCTTTGGCCCAATCAACGTAATCTTCCGAGTTCTTCTCTATATATCCAAGTAAAAATTCTGCACCACCTCTGGCGTCCGTTTCATCTTCCTCGGCCATCGCCTGCTGAATCCAGTTACCAACCTTCCATGGCAAGTCGTTTTTCCCTTCCTGCCATAGGCAAAAGGTCACATCCTCCTGATCCAACGTTTCTTCCTGATCTCGCAGAACAGCCATCAACGTCTCCGGTACTTCATCGTACATGCCTGGGTAGATCTCACCATCCTCACGAGCATGCGGGCTCAAGGGTGACTCATGATCGAATCCTTTGATCAACGTGCCTGAGTTCGTAAACAAGACATGCAGATGATCACCTGCGCCGTTATTGATGCTTCCCCATGCCACACCTGGCTGAAGCTCAGCTTCATAATGATGAACACGTAGCCATTTTTCCTCCGAAAAGATGATATCCAATGCAGCAAGTATTCTCATTCGTTTACGCAAGCTATCTGCATTCATCATGGTTGTATCGTTCCAATCCTGCATATGAAATGCCTCCTGTTCACATATGTACACTACATCCGAATTAATTCATCCAAGGTGTTATTTCCCTGTATACTTGGTGTCATGACAATCGCGATCCGACTGGCTTCTCTGGAGACGATACACGCATAATTTCCGGGCTTTAACTGAAACAGAACCCCTTCACACGTCTCATCCGGCTCCAATTCACCGCCACTCACATCATCTGCTGCTCCCAGATAGACGTGTCCAGACGGAACTTGCAAATGATATACTTTTCCACGTTCTGCTACACGTTCTGGATCTCCCTCTACATCCTCCAAACTCCATTCCACCTCATACACTCCATCCGCACCCAGATTCAGGAACAGACAATGGCCTGCATTCACCTCAGCCAGCTCATCCTCCGGAATGGACCACCAGTCCGAAGTATCCTCGACACGATGCTTTAACGTCGCCAGATCATACAAGCACATTGTTGCCGTATCTGTAACCATTTGAAATGTTCTTCGCATATTCAACCGTCCCTTCTGTCTGATTCAGGTCTAAACTCAGAAATATATTCCATCATTATATCAAGCCTGGTACACGTGTAAAAGGAACCCCTGAACCATCTCTGGCTTTCACAACTCTTCATTTATCGCTCCAAACGGTCGATATAAGCATAACTGACTTTTTTGAACCTGATGGAGGAAGCCAAGCCATGTCAATTAACAATAGAAAAGAACCCTTTCGCTACACATTGAAGGAACCGATCAGCTTTGAGATCTATATTCTCAGTATCAACGGAGTCAATGCACCACCCAAGCCCATTCAGGCCGAGCTGTGTGATATCAGTCGATCCGGCTGTCAGCTGTCATTTCCGCTGTCCCTTCCTGTAGAGAACAACGATATCCGAATTGGAATGAATATGTTGCTCTTTGAAGACCCTCTATATATGGAAGGCACTCTCCGCTGGGGTCAAGAAAAAAACACCTCATGGCACTATGGTGTTCAACTCGAAATGCAGGATGGGAACCAGGATCGTCTCTCCCGAGAGATGCGAATGCTTGCAGGGCAAGGAAAAATTATTGTGAAATAGTCATATAGTCTGATAACAAAAACAAAAAAACAGCCCAAGCGAATTGGACTGTTGCATTATTTAGACTCATTATGCCGCTTTACTAGCTGTCACTGGTTGTTCCATTTTGGACCAGTTCACTGTTTTTTCAAGTAGTAATGATACCAACACTCCCATCACGAGACCATTGCTTATAATGGGAATGAGATACATGGGCAACGTTTGAAAGGCTTCTGCAGGAATATTCATGACAGCAACTCCCGTGAGGACCGGCAACGCTACACGATAGATCGTTTTAGAATTAAACGTTGTACCTTCAAGCGTTCTTAGTGCCGTGCCGAACATCTGCAGATAGGCCACGAACAGAACAGCACTGCCGACGCTTGGTGGTATTTGTGCAAAAAAGGCCGTAACCGAAGGTGTAAGACCCATCATACATAACAAGCCCGCTCCAATAATAAAGGCAGCCCGGCGCAGAATGCGAGTACTTTCTAGGAACCCGATTGAAGATGCAAATAAACCAAAGGGCAGCACACCCACACAGGATGACAACATCGTGAACAGACCCGTTAGTGCATAGGATCGCTGATATTGACGGCTTGTTGTCTCTGCCTGATATAGCTTCTCGACTGTGCTTAAGGTGGTGATCGAATTCGTCATATTCACCAGCCCTACGAAGAAAGCAGTAATGACAATGCCCGGTTCCCATCTGGGTGCTCCCCATGGAAACAGCGTGAGGCCTGTTGTTGTCTGATTGGGCTGTCCACTATGCTGTCCAGGGAACAATAGACTATACGCGATCCAGCCTGCCACAATCCCAATCAAGATTGCGTAGTTCCCCAGTTTACCCCTGCCCTTCAATTGAATCCATGCCACCAGAAATGCAATGACGACGGACAATGCCGCAACAGGCAGATCAAAACGGCCAAACTCTGTATATCCAATCATGCCTTTGAAAAAGTTCATGGTCAGTTGAATCGTCATCAGAAATAGCATGGCACTCTTCACCATAGGTGTGAACAGCTTTTGCAGCACTTGCGCTGCCCCCAGCCAGCCCAGAATCATCATCGTTAGTCCCGCTAACAAAAAACCTGCAGCCAGCCCACCACCAATACGCTCCAGACTCATACCCGCTGATGAAGCAGATACCGTCAAGCTTAACGTCAGACCCCACCACAATCCTGATGGACCATCCATGACCGCATATCGATGACCGAAC from Paenibacillus sp. FSL R5-0341 harbors:
- a CDS encoding uracil/xanthine transporter, producing MNRHLEQFSQKNMKDVSSLILAGIQWFFFLFTNTVVVPLSIGHNFQLSPDAIAASMQHAFILTGAVCILQAVFGHRYAVMDGPSGLWWGLTLSLTVSASSAGMSLERIGGGLAAGFLLAGLTMMILGWLGAAQVLQKLFTPMVKSAMLFLMTIQLTMNFFKGMIGYTEFGRFDLPVAALSVVIAFLVAWIQLKGRGKLGNYAILIGIVAGWIAYSLLFPGQHSGQPNQTTTGLTLFPWGAPRWEPGIVITAFFVGLVNMTNSITTLSTVEKLYQAETTSRQYQRSYALTGLFTMLSSCVGVLPFGLFASSIGFLESTRILRRAAFIIGAGLLCMMGLTPSVTAFFAQIPPSVGSAVLFVAYLQMFGTALRTLEGTTFNSKTIYRVALPVLTGVAVMNIPAEAFQTLPMYLIPIISNGLVMGVLVSLLLEKTVNWSKMEQPVTASKAA
- a CDS encoding DUF6386 family protein, which gives rise to MRRTFQMVTDTATMCLYDLATLKHRVEDTSDWWSIPEDELAEVNAGHCLFLNLGADGVYEVEWSLEDVEGDPERVAERGKVYHLQVPSGHVYLGAADDVSGGELEPDETCEGVLFQLKPGNYACIVSREASRIAIVMTPSIQGNNTLDELIRM
- a CDS encoding PilZ domain-containing protein; the encoded protein is MSINNRKEPFRYTLKEPISFEIYILSINGVNAPPKPIQAELCDISRSGCQLSFPLSLPVENNDIRIGMNMLLFEDPLYMEGTLRWGQEKNTSWHYGVQLEMQDGNQDRLSREMRMLAGQGKIIVK